Proteins encoded in a region of the Panicum hallii strain FIL2 chromosome 3, PHallii_v3.1, whole genome shotgun sequence genome:
- the LOC112887189 gene encoding uncharacterized protein LOC112887189: MAGFVDALRPEKFSGEHFKRWQTRVILWLSAMNVLWVSKGKPDGILTPDQEKAFTEANTLFVGAVIGTLVDRLQDVYLHHTDAKKLWDALEADYGGTDAGAELYIMEQYHDYKMTDGKSVVVQAHEIQCMAKELEHLKINLPDKFVAGGIIAKLPPSWRDFATTLKHKRMEISVSDLIASLDVEEKTRAKDGRSKAAEGQTSVNMVQKSHGKGKGKGKKNKPQPTTTFKKKKFKEGQGCFVCGSTDHWAKKCPHRKGRKPSPEQKTVNTVTMAGVETNRSGFYRDDGQWVACYCSWCWHGRSETYFGKDRAVEERAACPYYRQ; this comes from the exons ATGGCTGGATTTGTTGATGCTCTGAGGCCCGAGAAGTTCTCTGGCGAGCACTTCAAAAGATGGCAAACGAGAGTGATTCTGTGGCTCTCCGCCATGAACGTGCTGTGGGTGTCTAAGGGCAAACCTGATGGGATTCTTACCCCTGATCAGGAGAAGGCTTTTACCGAGGCCAACACACTTTTTGTGGGCGCTGTGATCGGTACACTTGTAGATCGTCTACAGGATGTGTACCTACATCACACAGACGCTAAAAAGTTGTGGGACGCCCTGGAAGCCGATTATGGCGGCACAGATGCTGGCGCTGAGCTGTATATCATGGAGCAGTACCATGACTACAAGATGACCGATGGGAAATCTGTAGTCGTGCAGGCTCATGAGATACAGTGCATGGCCAAGGAGCTTgagcacctcaagatcaacctacccgacaagtttgtggctggTGGCATCATTGCCAAGTTGCCTCCTTCCTGGAGGGATTTTGCCACTACACTCAAACACAAGAGGATGGAGATATCAGTGTCTGATCTGATAGCatctcttgatgttgaggagaaaACTCGGGCCAAGGATGGGCGATCTAAGGCTGCTGAGGGTCAGACTAGTGTCAACATGGTGCAAAAGTCTCATGGcaaaggcaagggcaagggaaagaagaacaagccgcagcctacaactactttcaagaagaagaaatttAAGGAAGGTCAAGGCTGTTTTGTGTGTGGATCTACTGATCATTGGGCAAAGAAGTGCCCACACCGCAAAGGAAGAAAGCCTTCACCTGAGCAGAAGACTGTGAACACGGTCACCATGGCTGgagtggaaacca accgctCGGGATTCTACCGTGATGATGGGCAATGGGTCGCATGCTACTGTTCATGGTGTTGGCACGGTCGATCTGAAACTTACTTCGGGAAAGATCGTGCAGttgaagaacgtgcagcatgtccctacTATCGGCAATAA